One genomic window of Salvia miltiorrhiza cultivar Shanhuang (shh) chromosome 4, IMPLAD_Smil_shh, whole genome shotgun sequence includes the following:
- the LOC131023317 gene encoding uncharacterized protein LOC131023317 gives MRKDLTTTLRNQVVQFILQGNINGKEQYGILEEARQKFCTSRSTIARLWRSAKKQHEEGEVINSVSRKITTKRRTQVHLDLSILSNLEYTKRGTITRLVVGLEISRSTIGRWVKSGKIRAHTSSLKPDLTATKKLLRLRFSLESLELDLKKIKFRDMHNTVHIDEKWFYITRGSHRYYLALGKPEPHRTCKNKKFITKIMFMCAVTRPLIADDGTILFDGKIGIFPSTIQVPAKRNSRNRLADTLETKAIESITKEVIKHCLINKGCMMEIMKFKGQNCYKIPHMGKYALRRSNQLPQNVEVLVELIQGCIDYLNEMGSQDGITEVVQSLGLDEIEGY, from the exons ATGAGAAAAGATCTAACTACAACATTAAGAAACCAAGTGGTGCAATTCATCCTCCAAGGCAACATCAATGGAAAAGAGCAATATGGCATATTAGAGGAAGCCCGACAGAAATTTTGTACCTCTCGTTCCACTATTGCTCGGCTGTGGAGGTCTGCAAAGAAGCAACATGAAGAAGGCGAAGTTATAAACAGTGTAAGTCGAAAGATTACTACAAAGCGTAGAACTCAAGTTCACCTAGATTTGAGTATTCTTTCAAATCTTGAATACACCAAACGAGGCACAATTACGAGGCTTGTAGTTGGTCTAGAAATCAGTAGGAGCACCATAGGCAGGTGGGTGAAATCTGGAAAAATCAGAGCACACACAAGTTCTCTAAAACCAGATTTGACAGCCACCAAAAAGCTATTGAGGTTGCGATTCTCACTTGAATCCTTAGAattggatttaaaaaaaatcaaattcagAGATATGCATAACACCGTTCATATAGACGAGAAGTGGTTTTACATTACTCGAGGTTCACATAGGTACTACTTAGCACTCGGAAAGCCCGAGCCACATCGAACATGCAAAAACAAGAAATTCATTACCAAGATCATGTTTATGTGCGCTGTAACAAGGCCATTGATAGCAGATGATGGCACTATTTTATTTGATGGTAAAATAGGTATATTTCCATCCACCATCCAAGTTCCAGCTAAGAGAAACAGTAGAAACAGACTAGCCGACACCCTAGAGACTAAAGCAATCGAGTCAATCACAAAGGAAGTGATCAAACATTGTTTAATCAACAAG GGATGCATGATGGAAATCATGAAGTTTAAGGGGCAGAATTGTTACAAGATTCCACACATGGGAAAATATGCACTTAGAAGGTCAAACCAACTGCCACAGAACGTGGAAGTCCTAGTGGAGTTAATTCAAGGGTGT